Proteins encoded in a region of the Panicum hallii strain FIL2 chromosome 3, PHallii_v3.1, whole genome shotgun sequence genome:
- the LOC112884205 gene encoding dnaJ protein homolog 1-like, producing the protein MGNKPPPELYYEILHVARDASPQGVRAAYRSLARQWHPDKHPPASRPEAEARFKAITEAYEALLDQQKNSRAVLAAARDGGTGTRPPAAKDRGGGENVVATSVARAPRSERPGPGVVAPRTPAREAEPARKKVYSACSSVGGGGRRAFAEFSSYVVRKAPPLERRVECTLEELCGGCRKEVRYTRDVVTKNGLITKKEVTQTIRVRPGMRKGSTVTLEGAGDERPGCLAGDAVFVVSERKHKRFKRLGDDLVLRTRVPLVSALTGWQLSFRLLCGDKFRCAFRDEVICPGYVKVIKGGGMPVAGGEKGARGDLMVKFEVVFPENLTDEQRKGLAEILRGCA; encoded by the exons ATGGGGAACAAGCCGCCGCCGGAGCTCTACTACGAGATCCTGCACGTCGCCAGGGACGCCTCCCCGCAGGGGGTCCGGGCGGCCTACAGGAGCCTGGCCCGGCAGTGGCACCCCGACAAGCACCCGCCGGCGTCCAGGCCCGAGGCCGAGGCGCGGTTCAAGGCCATCACCGAGGCCTACGAG GCGCTGCTAGACCAGCAGAAGAACAGCAGGGCGgtgctcgccgccgcgcgcgaCGGCGGGACCGGGACTAGGCCGCCCGCCGCGAAggaccgcggcggcggcgagaacgTCGTCGCCACGTCGGTGGCGAGAGCGCCGCGGAGCGAGAGGCCCGGCCCCGGCGTCGTCGCGCCCCGCACAccggcgcgggaggcggagcCGGCCAGGAAGAAGGTGTACAGCGCCTGCAGCAgtgtcggcggcggcgggcggcgcgcgttCGCCGAGTTCTCCAGCTACGTCGTGCGCAAGGCGCCGCCGCTGGAGCGCAGGGTGGAGTGCACCCTCGAGGAGCTCTGCGGCGGGTGCAGGAAGGAGGTCAGGTACACCCGCGACGTCGTCACCAAGAACGG GCTGATCACCAAGAAGGAGGTGACGCAGACCATCCGGGTGAGGCCCGGGATGAGGAAAGGCTCGACGGTGACGCTGGAgggcgccggcgacgagcgGCCGGGCTGCCTGGCGGGCGACGCCGTGTTCGTCGTGTCGGAGAGGAAGCACAAGCGATTCAAGCGGCTCGGCGACGACCTGGTGCTCAGGACGCGGGTTCCGCTGGTGAGCGCGCTCACCGGGTGGCAGCTCTCGTTCCGGCTGCTCTGCGGCGACAAGTTCCGGTGCGCGTTCCGGGACGAGGTCATCTGCCCCGGGTACGTCAAGGTCATCAAGGGCGGGGGGATGcccgtcgccggcggggagaagGGCGCGCGCGGGGACCTGATGGTGAAGTTTGAGGTCGTGTTCCCCGAGAACCTCACCGACGAGCAGCGGAAGGGGCTTGCCGAGATCCTGAGAGGCTGCGCCTGA
- the LOC112887587 gene encoding protein ACCELERATED CELL DEATH 6-like isoform X3: MAAKRSPHTMNHELLKAVSTDDADLLAQVLGVWSSATAEGGDESCLRGVTAEGSSALHIAASRGYLTLVVLICTQDTSLIMARNNLLDTPLICAARAGHVDVVNYFIKHVARYPQHVLEEVPVSPILKAWNSGGATAMHEAIRNGHVSVLQKLVSRDSRLLAVVDGQGPDGQTALHAALYANNAQEMCESLLHWEPTLAEKADGSGRTALHYAASAGKAKVVKLLLANDSSSAYISDDNGLFPVHVAAIAGNIKVVCELMKICPGCVEFVDNKHRNILHCAVEHGRVSVVWRIQRNPKFVSMMNAGNSEGDTPLHLAVKHGHVIIFTLLMMDLRVNLSNINHEGLTPRHVAFAESYSFLSVKKIFISACLLCCDAYPSPFYQPRNMTDKQCLEDEKEASVQYTNVSQSILSIAAFVAAGSFAADFAPPRGYDTEGDKAGMSMAMLNAHFGKVAANSMSFYCSIFATCLLVVASQTTTPIRVRRFFLCLSAVLVCLAVTNMIIAFASIVFVAMASKYPWNSWDEYVLELDGDELFVLFVNWVAVVVPMYLLLFPVSVLAVVVCFRVVMRLRKSKHPCMDILLRVLPAGCFLILVVHDVFQQFVDDETDQPGQQKPCSGPGCVVLGDAKFLHPT, translated from the exons ATGGCGGCGAAGCGCAGCCCACACACAATGAACCATGAATTGCTCAAAGCTGTCTCCACTGACGACGCAGATCTCTTAGCGCAAGTCCTGGGCGTATGGTCCTCAGCAACAGCTGAGGGGGGTGACGAAAGCTGCCTAAGAGGCGTCACAGCCGAGGGCAGCTCTGCGCTCCATATTGCAGCCAGCCGCGGGTACCTGACGCTCGTCGTGTTGATCTGTACTCAGGACACCTCGCTTATCATGGCAAGGAACAATCTGCTTGACACGCCTCTGATCTGCGCAGCGAGGGCTGGGCATGTCGATGTGGTCAATTACTTCATCAAGCACGTAGCTAGATACCCACAACACGTTCTTGAAGAAGTACCTGTAAGTCCTATACTGAAGGCATGGAACTCGGGTGGGGCGACCGCAATGCATGAGGCCATCAGGAACGGCCATGTGTCCGTCTTGCAGAAACTGGTGTCGAGGGATAGCAGGCTTCTCGCAGTTGTTGATGGACAAG GACCAGATGGACAAACAGCTCTGCATGCTGCGCTCTACGCTAACAACG CTCAAGAAATGTGCGAGTCCCTGCTACACTGGGAGCCAACACTTGCGGAAAAGGCCGACGGTTCTGGAAGAACTGCCCTTCACTATGCAGCATCAGCTGGGAAAGCTAAAGTGGTGAAACTTTTACTGGCCAACGACAGCTCATCTGCATACATTTCAGATGATAATGGTCTATTTCCTGTGCACGTTGCTGCTATTGCCGGCAACATCAAAGTTGTCTGCGAgttaatgaaaatatgcccaggATGTGTTGAGTTCGTTGATAATAAACATAGAAATATTTTGCACTGCGCTGTTGAACATGGGAGAGTTTCGGTGGTGTGGCGCATCCAGAGAAACCCGAAGTTCGTGAGCATGATGAACGCCGGGAATAGTGAAGGAGACACACCACTACATCTGGCTGTAAAGCATGGGCATGTAATAATCTTCACTCTTCTTATGATGGATCTTAGGGTGAATCTTAGCAATATTAACCATGAAGGGTTAACACCTCGACATGTTGCTTTTGCGGAAAGCTATTCATTTTTATCA GTCAAGAAAATTTTCATCTCCGCGTGCTTACTATGCTGTGATGCTTATCCCAGTCCATTCTACCAGCCTAGAAATATGACAGATAAGCAGTGCTTGGAAGACGAGAAGGAAGCCAGCGTTCAATACACCAATGTGTCCCAGAGCATTTTATCTATCGCTGCATTTGTTGCAGCCGGTTCATTCGCTGCTGATTTCGCTCCACCCAGGGGCTACGACACAGAAGGCGATAAAGCTGGCATGTCAATGGCAATGCTTAATGCGCATTTTGGTAAAGTTGCTGCGAATAGCATGTCATTCTATTGCTCCATATTTGCCACATGCCTGCTTGTGGTTGCCAGTCAAACAACTACGCCCATAAGAGTTCGCCGCTTTTTCCTTTGCTTATCTGCTGTACTTGTTTGTCTAGCCGTTACTAATATGATTATAGCATTTGCGAGTATAGTATTCGTAGCAATGGCATCGAAATACCCTTGGAACAGCTGGGATGAGTATGTCCTTGAACTGGACGGGGACGAACTGTTTGTCCTTTTCGTGAATTGGGTGGCAGTAGTTGTACCCATGTACTTGTTACTTTTTCCGGTGTCAGTTTTAGCGGTCGTAGTATGTTTCCGGGTGGTGATGAGATTACGGAAGAGCAAACACCCCTGCATGGACATACTACTAAGAGTACTACCAGCAGGTTGCTTCCTTATTTTGGTGGTCCACGATGTGTTTCAGCAATTTGTCGATGATGAAACGGATCAGCCAGGTCAACAAAAACCCTGCAGCGGGCCCGGGTGTGTGGTCCTAGGTGACGCGAAGTTTTTACACCCCACCTGA
- the LOC112887587 gene encoding protein ACCELERATED CELL DEATH 6-like isoform X4 has translation MAAKRSPHTMNHELLKAVSTDDADLLAQVLGVWSSATAEGGDESCLRGVTAEGSSALHIAASRGYLTLVVLICTQDTSLIMARNNLLDTPLICAARAGHVDVVNYFIKHVARYPQHVLEEVPVSPILKAWNSGGATAMHEAIRNGHVSVLQKLVSRDSRLLAVVDGQGVSPLYLAVVSNQDDMVGILIRESSDGVKSPASYAGPDGQTALHAALYANNAQEMCESLLHWEPTLAEKADGSGRTALHYAASAGKAKVVKLLLANDSSSAYISDDNGLFPVHVAAIAGNIKVVCELMKICPGCVEFVDNKHRNILHCAVEHGRVSVVWRIQRNPKFVSMMNAGNSEGDTPLHLAVKHGHVKKIFISACLLCCDAYPSPFYQPRNMTDKQCLEDEKEASVQYTNVSQSILSIAAFVAAGSFAADFAPPRGYDTEGDKAGMSMAMLNAHFGKVAANSMSFYCSIFATCLLVVASQTTTPIRVRRFFLCLSAVLVCLAVTNMIIAFASIVFVAMASKYPWNSWDEYVLELDGDELFVLFVNWVAVVVPMYLLLFPVSVLAVVVCFRVVMRLRKSKHPCMDILLRVLPAGCFLILVVHDVFQQFVDDETDQPGQQKPCSGPGCVVLGDAKFLHPT, from the exons ATGGCGGCGAAGCGCAGCCCACACACAATGAACCATGAATTGCTCAAAGCTGTCTCCACTGACGACGCAGATCTCTTAGCGCAAGTCCTGGGCGTATGGTCCTCAGCAACAGCTGAGGGGGGTGACGAAAGCTGCCTAAGAGGCGTCACAGCCGAGGGCAGCTCTGCGCTCCATATTGCAGCCAGCCGCGGGTACCTGACGCTCGTCGTGTTGATCTGTACTCAGGACACCTCGCTTATCATGGCAAGGAACAATCTGCTTGACACGCCTCTGATCTGCGCAGCGAGGGCTGGGCATGTCGATGTGGTCAATTACTTCATCAAGCACGTAGCTAGATACCCACAACACGTTCTTGAAGAAGTACCTGTAAGTCCTATACTGAAGGCATGGAACTCGGGTGGGGCGACCGCAATGCATGAGGCCATCAGGAACGGCCATGTGTCCGTCTTGCAGAAACTGGTGTCGAGGGATAGCAGGCTTCTCGCAGTTGTTGATGGACAAGGTGTGTCCCCGCTGTACTTGGCGGTTGTATCCAACCAGGATGACATGGTTGGCATCTTGATTAGAGAATCTTCTGACGGTGTAAAATCGCCGGCAAGCTATGCAGGACCAGATGGACAAACAGCTCTGCATGCTGCGCTCTACGCTAACAACG CTCAAGAAATGTGCGAGTCCCTGCTACACTGGGAGCCAACACTTGCGGAAAAGGCCGACGGTTCTGGAAGAACTGCCCTTCACTATGCAGCATCAGCTGGGAAAGCTAAAGTGGTGAAACTTTTACTGGCCAACGACAGCTCATCTGCATACATTTCAGATGATAATGGTCTATTTCCTGTGCACGTTGCTGCTATTGCCGGCAACATCAAAGTTGTCTGCGAgttaatgaaaatatgcccaggATGTGTTGAGTTCGTTGATAATAAACATAGAAATATTTTGCACTGCGCTGTTGAACATGGGAGAGTTTCGGTGGTGTGGCGCATCCAGAGAAACCCGAAGTTCGTGAGCATGATGAACGCCGGGAATAGTGAAGGAGACACACCACTACATCTGGCTGTAAAGCATGGGCAT GTCAAGAAAATTTTCATCTCCGCGTGCTTACTATGCTGTGATGCTTATCCCAGTCCATTCTACCAGCCTAGAAATATGACAGATAAGCAGTGCTTGGAAGACGAGAAGGAAGCCAGCGTTCAATACACCAATGTGTCCCAGAGCATTTTATCTATCGCTGCATTTGTTGCAGCCGGTTCATTCGCTGCTGATTTCGCTCCACCCAGGGGCTACGACACAGAAGGCGATAAAGCTGGCATGTCAATGGCAATGCTTAATGCGCATTTTGGTAAAGTTGCTGCGAATAGCATGTCATTCTATTGCTCCATATTTGCCACATGCCTGCTTGTGGTTGCCAGTCAAACAACTACGCCCATAAGAGTTCGCCGCTTTTTCCTTTGCTTATCTGCTGTACTTGTTTGTCTAGCCGTTACTAATATGATTATAGCATTTGCGAGTATAGTATTCGTAGCAATGGCATCGAAATACCCTTGGAACAGCTGGGATGAGTATGTCCTTGAACTGGACGGGGACGAACTGTTTGTCCTTTTCGTGAATTGGGTGGCAGTAGTTGTACCCATGTACTTGTTACTTTTTCCGGTGTCAGTTTTAGCGGTCGTAGTATGTTTCCGGGTGGTGATGAGATTACGGAAGAGCAAACACCCCTGCATGGACATACTACTAAGAGTACTACCAGCAGGTTGCTTCCTTATTTTGGTGGTCCACGATGTGTTTCAGCAATTTGTCGATGATGAAACGGATCAGCCAGGTCAACAAAAACCCTGCAGCGGGCCCGGGTGTGTGGTCCTAGGTGACGCGAAGTTTTTACACCCCACCTGA
- the LOC112887587 gene encoding protein ACCELERATED CELL DEATH 6-like isoform X1 produces MAAKRSPHTMNHELLKAVSTDDADLLAQVLGVWSSATAEGGDESCLRGVTAEGSSALHIAASRGYLTLVVLICTQDTSLIMARNNLLDTPLICAARAGHVDVVNYFIKHVARYPQHVLEEVPVSPILKAWNSGGATAMHEAIRNGHVSVLQKLVSRDSRLLAVVDGQGVSPLYLAVVSNQDDMVGILIRESSDGVKSPASYAGPDGQTALHAALYANNAQEMCESLLHWEPTLAEKADGSGRTALHYAASAGKAKVVKLLLANDSSSAYISDDNGLFPVHVAAIAGNIKVVCELMKICPGCVEFVDNKHRNILHCAVEHGRVSVVWRIQRNPKFVSMMNAGNSEGDTPLHLAVKHGHVIIFTLLMMDLRVNLSNINHEGLTPRHVAFAESYSFLSVKKIFISACLLCCDAYPSPFYQPRNMTDKQCLEDEKEASVQYTNVSQSILSIAAFVAAGSFAADFAPPRGYDTEGDKAGMSMAMLNAHFGKVAANSMSFYCSIFATCLLVVASQTTTPIRVRRFFLCLSAVLVCLAVTNMIIAFASIVFVAMASKYPWNSWDEYVLELDGDELFVLFVNWVAVVVPMYLLLFPVSVLAVVVCFRVVMRLRKSKHPCMDILLRVLPAGCFLILVVHDVFQQFVDDETDQPGQQKPCSGPGCVVLGDAKFLHPT; encoded by the exons ATGGCGGCGAAGCGCAGCCCACACACAATGAACCATGAATTGCTCAAAGCTGTCTCCACTGACGACGCAGATCTCTTAGCGCAAGTCCTGGGCGTATGGTCCTCAGCAACAGCTGAGGGGGGTGACGAAAGCTGCCTAAGAGGCGTCACAGCCGAGGGCAGCTCTGCGCTCCATATTGCAGCCAGCCGCGGGTACCTGACGCTCGTCGTGTTGATCTGTACTCAGGACACCTCGCTTATCATGGCAAGGAACAATCTGCTTGACACGCCTCTGATCTGCGCAGCGAGGGCTGGGCATGTCGATGTGGTCAATTACTTCATCAAGCACGTAGCTAGATACCCACAACACGTTCTTGAAGAAGTACCTGTAAGTCCTATACTGAAGGCATGGAACTCGGGTGGGGCGACCGCAATGCATGAGGCCATCAGGAACGGCCATGTGTCCGTCTTGCAGAAACTGGTGTCGAGGGATAGCAGGCTTCTCGCAGTTGTTGATGGACAAGGTGTGTCCCCGCTGTACTTGGCGGTTGTATCCAACCAGGATGACATGGTTGGCATCTTGATTAGAGAATCTTCTGACGGTGTAAAATCGCCGGCAAGCTATGCAGGACCAGATGGACAAACAGCTCTGCATGCTGCGCTCTACGCTAACAACG CTCAAGAAATGTGCGAGTCCCTGCTACACTGGGAGCCAACACTTGCGGAAAAGGCCGACGGTTCTGGAAGAACTGCCCTTCACTATGCAGCATCAGCTGGGAAAGCTAAAGTGGTGAAACTTTTACTGGCCAACGACAGCTCATCTGCATACATTTCAGATGATAATGGTCTATTTCCTGTGCACGTTGCTGCTATTGCCGGCAACATCAAAGTTGTCTGCGAgttaatgaaaatatgcccaggATGTGTTGAGTTCGTTGATAATAAACATAGAAATATTTTGCACTGCGCTGTTGAACATGGGAGAGTTTCGGTGGTGTGGCGCATCCAGAGAAACCCGAAGTTCGTGAGCATGATGAACGCCGGGAATAGTGAAGGAGACACACCACTACATCTGGCTGTAAAGCATGGGCATGTAATAATCTTCACTCTTCTTATGATGGATCTTAGGGTGAATCTTAGCAATATTAACCATGAAGGGTTAACACCTCGACATGTTGCTTTTGCGGAAAGCTATTCATTTTTATCA GTCAAGAAAATTTTCATCTCCGCGTGCTTACTATGCTGTGATGCTTATCCCAGTCCATTCTACCAGCCTAGAAATATGACAGATAAGCAGTGCTTGGAAGACGAGAAGGAAGCCAGCGTTCAATACACCAATGTGTCCCAGAGCATTTTATCTATCGCTGCATTTGTTGCAGCCGGTTCATTCGCTGCTGATTTCGCTCCACCCAGGGGCTACGACACAGAAGGCGATAAAGCTGGCATGTCAATGGCAATGCTTAATGCGCATTTTGGTAAAGTTGCTGCGAATAGCATGTCATTCTATTGCTCCATATTTGCCACATGCCTGCTTGTGGTTGCCAGTCAAACAACTACGCCCATAAGAGTTCGCCGCTTTTTCCTTTGCTTATCTGCTGTACTTGTTTGTCTAGCCGTTACTAATATGATTATAGCATTTGCGAGTATAGTATTCGTAGCAATGGCATCGAAATACCCTTGGAACAGCTGGGATGAGTATGTCCTTGAACTGGACGGGGACGAACTGTTTGTCCTTTTCGTGAATTGGGTGGCAGTAGTTGTACCCATGTACTTGTTACTTTTTCCGGTGTCAGTTTTAGCGGTCGTAGTATGTTTCCGGGTGGTGATGAGATTACGGAAGAGCAAACACCCCTGCATGGACATACTACTAAGAGTACTACCAGCAGGTTGCTTCCTTATTTTGGTGGTCCACGATGTGTTTCAGCAATTTGTCGATGATGAAACGGATCAGCCAGGTCAACAAAAACCCTGCAGCGGGCCCGGGTGTGTGGTCCTAGGTGACGCGAAGTTTTTACACCCCACCTGA
- the LOC112887587 gene encoding protein ACCELERATED CELL DEATH 6-like isoform X2, producing the protein MLDLLAQVLGVWSSATAEGGDESCLRGVTAEGSSALHIAASRGYLTLVVLICTQDTSLIMARNNLLDTPLICAARAGHVDVVNYFIKHVARYPQHVLEEVPVSPILKAWNSGGATAMHEAIRNGHVSVLQKLVSRDSRLLAVVDGQGVSPLYLAVVSNQDDMVGILIRESSDGVKSPASYAGPDGQTALHAALYANNAQEMCESLLHWEPTLAEKADGSGRTALHYAASAGKAKVVKLLLANDSSSAYISDDNGLFPVHVAAIAGNIKVVCELMKICPGCVEFVDNKHRNILHCAVEHGRVSVVWRIQRNPKFVSMMNAGNSEGDTPLHLAVKHGHVIIFTLLMMDLRVNLSNINHEGLTPRHVAFAESYSFLSVKKIFISACLLCCDAYPSPFYQPRNMTDKQCLEDEKEASVQYTNVSQSILSIAAFVAAGSFAADFAPPRGYDTEGDKAGMSMAMLNAHFGKVAANSMSFYCSIFATCLLVVASQTTTPIRVRRFFLCLSAVLVCLAVTNMIIAFASIVFVAMASKYPWNSWDEYVLELDGDELFVLFVNWVAVVVPMYLLLFPVSVLAVVVCFRVVMRLRKSKHPCMDILLRVLPAGCFLILVVHDVFQQFVDDETDQPGQQKPCSGPGCVVLGDAKFLHPT; encoded by the exons ATCTCTTAGCGCAAGTCCTGGGCGTATGGTCCTCAGCAACAGCTGAGGGGGGTGACGAAAGCTGCCTAAGAGGCGTCACAGCCGAGGGCAGCTCTGCGCTCCATATTGCAGCCAGCCGCGGGTACCTGACGCTCGTCGTGTTGATCTGTACTCAGGACACCTCGCTTATCATGGCAAGGAACAATCTGCTTGACACGCCTCTGATCTGCGCAGCGAGGGCTGGGCATGTCGATGTGGTCAATTACTTCATCAAGCACGTAGCTAGATACCCACAACACGTTCTTGAAGAAGTACCTGTAAGTCCTATACTGAAGGCATGGAACTCGGGTGGGGCGACCGCAATGCATGAGGCCATCAGGAACGGCCATGTGTCCGTCTTGCAGAAACTGGTGTCGAGGGATAGCAGGCTTCTCGCAGTTGTTGATGGACAAGGTGTGTCCCCGCTGTACTTGGCGGTTGTATCCAACCAGGATGACATGGTTGGCATCTTGATTAGAGAATCTTCTGACGGTGTAAAATCGCCGGCAAGCTATGCAGGACCAGATGGACAAACAGCTCTGCATGCTGCGCTCTACGCTAACAACG CTCAAGAAATGTGCGAGTCCCTGCTACACTGGGAGCCAACACTTGCGGAAAAGGCCGACGGTTCTGGAAGAACTGCCCTTCACTATGCAGCATCAGCTGGGAAAGCTAAAGTGGTGAAACTTTTACTGGCCAACGACAGCTCATCTGCATACATTTCAGATGATAATGGTCTATTTCCTGTGCACGTTGCTGCTATTGCCGGCAACATCAAAGTTGTCTGCGAgttaatgaaaatatgcccaggATGTGTTGAGTTCGTTGATAATAAACATAGAAATATTTTGCACTGCGCTGTTGAACATGGGAGAGTTTCGGTGGTGTGGCGCATCCAGAGAAACCCGAAGTTCGTGAGCATGATGAACGCCGGGAATAGTGAAGGAGACACACCACTACATCTGGCTGTAAAGCATGGGCATGTAATAATCTTCACTCTTCTTATGATGGATCTTAGGGTGAATCTTAGCAATATTAACCATGAAGGGTTAACACCTCGACATGTTGCTTTTGCGGAAAGCTATTCATTTTTATCA GTCAAGAAAATTTTCATCTCCGCGTGCTTACTATGCTGTGATGCTTATCCCAGTCCATTCTACCAGCCTAGAAATATGACAGATAAGCAGTGCTTGGAAGACGAGAAGGAAGCCAGCGTTCAATACACCAATGTGTCCCAGAGCATTTTATCTATCGCTGCATTTGTTGCAGCCGGTTCATTCGCTGCTGATTTCGCTCCACCCAGGGGCTACGACACAGAAGGCGATAAAGCTGGCATGTCAATGGCAATGCTTAATGCGCATTTTGGTAAAGTTGCTGCGAATAGCATGTCATTCTATTGCTCCATATTTGCCACATGCCTGCTTGTGGTTGCCAGTCAAACAACTACGCCCATAAGAGTTCGCCGCTTTTTCCTTTGCTTATCTGCTGTACTTGTTTGTCTAGCCGTTACTAATATGATTATAGCATTTGCGAGTATAGTATTCGTAGCAATGGCATCGAAATACCCTTGGAACAGCTGGGATGAGTATGTCCTTGAACTGGACGGGGACGAACTGTTTGTCCTTTTCGTGAATTGGGTGGCAGTAGTTGTACCCATGTACTTGTTACTTTTTCCGGTGTCAGTTTTAGCGGTCGTAGTATGTTTCCGGGTGGTGATGAGATTACGGAAGAGCAAACACCCCTGCATGGACATACTACTAAGAGTACTACCAGCAGGTTGCTTCCTTATTTTGGTGGTCCACGATGTGTTTCAGCAATTTGTCGATGATGAAACGGATCAGCCAGGTCAACAAAAACCCTGCAGCGGGCCCGGGTGTGTGGTCCTAGGTGACGCGAAGTTTTTACACCCCACCTGA
- the LOC112887587 gene encoding serine/threonine-protein phosphatase 6 regulatory ankyrin repeat subunit B-like isoform X5, giving the protein MARNNLLDTPLICAARAGHVDVVNYFIKHVARYPQHVLEEVPVSPILKAWNSGGATAMHEAIRNGHVSVLQKLVSRDSRLLAVVDGQGVSPLYLAVVSNQDDMVGILIRESSDGVKSPASYAGPDGQTALHAALYANNAQEMCESLLHWEPTLAEKADGSGRTALHYAASAGKAKVVKLLLANDSSSAYISDDNGLFPVHVAAIAGNIKVVCELMKICPGCVEFVDNKHRNILHCAVEHGRVSVVWRIQRNPKFVSMMNAGNSEGDTPLHLAVKHGHVIIFTLLMMDLRVNLSNINHEGLTPRHVAFAESYSFLSVKKIFISACLLCCDAYPSPFYQPRNMTDKQCLEDEKEASVQYTNVSQSILSIAAFVAAGSFAADFAPPRGYDTEGDKAGMSMAMLNAHFGKVAANSMSFYCSIFATCLLVVASQTTTPIRVRRFFLCLSAVLVCLAVTNMIIAFASIVFVAMASKYPWNSWDEYVLELDGDELFVLFVNWVAVVVPMYLLLFPVSVLAVVVCFRVVMRLRKSKHPCMDILLRVLPAGCFLILVVHDVFQQFVDDETDQPGQQKPCSGPGCVVLGDAKFLHPT; this is encoded by the exons ATGGCAAGGAACAATCTGCTTGACACGCCTCTGATCTGCGCAGCGAGGGCTGGGCATGTCGATGTGGTCAATTACTTCATCAAGCACGTAGCTAGATACCCACAACACGTTCTTGAAGAAGTACCTGTAAGTCCTATACTGAAGGCATGGAACTCGGGTGGGGCGACCGCAATGCATGAGGCCATCAGGAACGGCCATGTGTCCGTCTTGCAGAAACTGGTGTCGAGGGATAGCAGGCTTCTCGCAGTTGTTGATGGACAAGGTGTGTCCCCGCTGTACTTGGCGGTTGTATCCAACCAGGATGACATGGTTGGCATCTTGATTAGAGAATCTTCTGACGGTGTAAAATCGCCGGCAAGCTATGCAGGACCAGATGGACAAACAGCTCTGCATGCTGCGCTCTACGCTAACAACG CTCAAGAAATGTGCGAGTCCCTGCTACACTGGGAGCCAACACTTGCGGAAAAGGCCGACGGTTCTGGAAGAACTGCCCTTCACTATGCAGCATCAGCTGGGAAAGCTAAAGTGGTGAAACTTTTACTGGCCAACGACAGCTCATCTGCATACATTTCAGATGATAATGGTCTATTTCCTGTGCACGTTGCTGCTATTGCCGGCAACATCAAAGTTGTCTGCGAgttaatgaaaatatgcccaggATGTGTTGAGTTCGTTGATAATAAACATAGAAATATTTTGCACTGCGCTGTTGAACATGGGAGAGTTTCGGTGGTGTGGCGCATCCAGAGAAACCCGAAGTTCGTGAGCATGATGAACGCCGGGAATAGTGAAGGAGACACACCACTACATCTGGCTGTAAAGCATGGGCATGTAATAATCTTCACTCTTCTTATGATGGATCTTAGGGTGAATCTTAGCAATATTAACCATGAAGGGTTAACACCTCGACATGTTGCTTTTGCGGAAAGCTATTCATTTTTATCA GTCAAGAAAATTTTCATCTCCGCGTGCTTACTATGCTGTGATGCTTATCCCAGTCCATTCTACCAGCCTAGAAATATGACAGATAAGCAGTGCTTGGAAGACGAGAAGGAAGCCAGCGTTCAATACACCAATGTGTCCCAGAGCATTTTATCTATCGCTGCATTTGTTGCAGCCGGTTCATTCGCTGCTGATTTCGCTCCACCCAGGGGCTACGACACAGAAGGCGATAAAGCTGGCATGTCAATGGCAATGCTTAATGCGCATTTTGGTAAAGTTGCTGCGAATAGCATGTCATTCTATTGCTCCATATTTGCCACATGCCTGCTTGTGGTTGCCAGTCAAACAACTACGCCCATAAGAGTTCGCCGCTTTTTCCTTTGCTTATCTGCTGTACTTGTTTGTCTAGCCGTTACTAATATGATTATAGCATTTGCGAGTATAGTATTCGTAGCAATGGCATCGAAATACCCTTGGAACAGCTGGGATGAGTATGTCCTTGAACTGGACGGGGACGAACTGTTTGTCCTTTTCGTGAATTGGGTGGCAGTAGTTGTACCCATGTACTTGTTACTTTTTCCGGTGTCAGTTTTAGCGGTCGTAGTATGTTTCCGGGTGGTGATGAGATTACGGAAGAGCAAACACCCCTGCATGGACATACTACTAAGAGTACTACCAGCAGGTTGCTTCCTTATTTTGGTGGTCCACGATGTGTTTCAGCAATTTGTCGATGATGAAACGGATCAGCCAGGTCAACAAAAACCCTGCAGCGGGCCCGGGTGTGTGGTCCTAGGTGACGCGAAGTTTTTACACCCCACCTGA